The Apium graveolens cultivar Ventura chromosome 11, ASM990537v1, whole genome shotgun sequence genome has a window encoding:
- the LOC141695962 gene encoding uncharacterized protein LOC141695962 — MDKSWIFKDRNTLDYEIGVEEFLIFAEENASDPKRIPCPCKRCANFKKFAVKIIRGHLYENGFSLGYLDWIWHTQGSASRSSVNRNAPTPASTPAPAPTSARAPIPSPGLASETVNVCDAAYNSSEYNNESYQFRRFVADAEQPLYEGSGCTKLESMLKLHNWKARFGISDSAFNDLLSTVGSLLPKDNVMPPNAYEAKKTLSDLGLEYIKYHSCPNNCILYRGVNVDASECPKCRLSRWKLGKDGKIRINVPAKVMWYFPIIPRFKRMFKSPSTSELMTWHSKQRIEDGKMRHPADSPSWRNIDYRWPAFGSDARNIRLALSADGINPHTNGLTNRYSCWPIVLVTYNLPPWLCMKRKFMMLTILVSGPHEPGNDVDVYLQPLIDDLKKLWKKGEPNVYDAYTKSYFTLKAILLWTINDFPAYGNLSGCINKGYMCCPVCADDTVSKYLSHSRKMCYQGHRRYLARNHPYRKQKAAFNGQQELGQARQPLSGEEVLLQQDKIKFQFRKEVRKSKMVDCPWKKKSGFFELEYWKFHHVRHCLDVMHVEKNVCDSLIGTLLNMKSKSKDSEASRLDMIDMGVRADLAPQKGEKKTCLPPSIFNLSKAEKKKMLSSLMHIKLPYGHASNIKNCVSMEELKIKVVDVSKLDKLQSDVIVTLCELEKIFPASFFDIMIHLIVHLVRELRLCGPVFYRWMYAFERFNKVLKSYVRNRYYPEGCIAECYLGEESVEFCQEFVKMHKEYLEGIHQGKKKSVHWLLREHNRLFADLFLEKVSSEMEENPGGVSEIIRWIAEKPSFSVLTYEAYLVDGVRYFTKERDGVRVVQNSGVSLIAKTVQVSSAKDLNPVESDLTFYGVILEIWELDYHEFKAPLFLCNWTDNDKGIKVDDLGFTLVDLSRQGHKRDKYVSMDQVKQVYYIEDPVDAKWSVVLTSTTRDYQDVSNDDDLGDTTMENPPFCCQIPICDVGEDVEKNIRENIKGTWVKK, encoded by the exons ATGGACAAATCTTGGATTTTCAAAGATAGGAACACACTTGACTATGAAATCGGGGTTGAAGAGTTTTTGATATTTGCCGAGGAAAATGCTAGTGATCCTAAAAGAATCCCCTGCCCCTGTAAAAGATGTGCTAACTTCAAAAAATTTGCAGTTAAGATTATCAGGGGACATTTATATGAAAATGGTTTTAGTCTGGGGTACCttgattggatttggcatacACAAGGGTCTGCAAGTAGGTCATCAGTTAATAGAAATGCTCCGACCCCTGCATCTACGCCTGCCCCTGCACCTACGTCTGCACGCGCACCGATACCTTCCCCTGGCCTTGCATCAGAAACAGTCAATGTTTGTGATGCTGCATATAATTCGAGTGAGTACAATAATGAGTCGTATCAGTTTAGGAGATTTGTGGCTGATGCTGAACAGCCTTTGTATGAGGGTAGTGGATGTACCAAGTTGGAGTCGATGCTAAAATTGCACAATTGGAAAGCTAGGTTCGGAATTAGTGATAGTGCCTTTAACGATTTGTTGTCTACCGTTGGCTCTCTCCTTCCTAAGGACAATGTGATGCCACCTAATGCATATGAAGCCAAGAAAACCTTATCCGACTTGGGCCTAGAATACATAAAATATCACTCATGTCCAAACAATTGCATACTGTATCGGGGGGTAAATGTTGATGCTTCTGAGTGTCCTAAGTGTCGTTTATCTCGCTGGAAGTTAGGAAAGGATGGTAAAATAAGGATTAATGTTCCTGCTAAAGTAATGTGGTATTTTCCAATTATACCGAGATTCAAACGGATGTTTAAATCTCCTTCTACATCTGAACTAATGACCTGGCACTCAAAGCAGCGAATAGAAGACGGAAAGATGCGGCATCCAGCCGACTCTCCTTCTTGGAGAAATATCGACTATAGATGGCCTGCCTTCGGTAGTGATGCACGAAATATTCGTTTGGCGTTGTCTGCAGATGGTATAAACCCACATACTAACGGTCTAACCAATAGATACTCTTGTTGGCCAATAGTATTAGTGACTTATAATCTTCCTCCGTGGTTATGTATGAAGAGGAAATTTATGATGCTAACAATTTTAGTTTCCGGTCCACATGAGCCTGGCAATGACGTTGACGTATATTTACAGCCTTTAATCGATGATTTAAAGAAGTTGTGGAAAAAAGGTGAACCAAATGTTTATGATGCATACACCAAGTCATATTTCACTTTAAAAGCAATTTTATTGTGGACAATAAATGACTTTCCTGCATATGGAAATCTGTCCGGATGCATTAATAAAGGTTATATGTGTTGTCCAGTATGTGCTGATGATACAGTTTCCAAGTATTTAAGCCATAGCAGGAAGATGTGTTACCAAGGCCATCGGCGTTACTTGGCTAGGAATCATCCATATAGGAAGCAAAAGGCCGCTTTTAATGGACAACAAGAATTAGGGCAGGCACGTCAACCTCTGTCTGGAGAAGAGGTTTTATTGCAACAAGATAAAATTAAATTTCAGTTTAGGAAGGAAGTAAGGAAGTCAAAGATGGTTGATTGTCCATGGAAGAAAAAGTCGGGTTTTTTCGAATTAGAATATTGGAAGTTTCACCATGTCCGTCATTGTTTAGATGTCATGCACGTCGAGAAGAACGTGTGTGATAGCTTGATCGGCACACTACTAAATATGAAATCTAAGTCTAAAGATAGTGAAGCTTCTCGTCTTGACATGATTGACATGGGGGTTAGGGCTGATCTAGCTCCACAAAAAGGAGAAAAAAAAACCTGCTTACCCCCTTCGATTTTTAATTTGTCCAAGGCAgaaaaaaagaaaatgttgtcATCGTTAATGCACATAAAACTTCCTTATGGACACGCGTCGAACATTAAAAACTGTGTTTCCATGGAAGAATTAAAGAT CAAAGTTGTAGACGTATCGAAACTAGATAAATTGCAATCAGATGTAATAGTAACTTTGTGTGAGTTGGAAAAAATCTTTCCTGCATCATTTTTTGATATAATGATACATCTCATAGTGCACTTGGTTCGGGAATTACGGTTATGTGGGCCGGTATTTTATAGATGGATGTATGCATTTGAGAGGTTTAATAAGGTGTTGAAGAGTTATGTACGCAACCGTTATTACCCCGAAGGCTGTATAGCTGAATGCTATCTGGGAGAAGAATCAGTAGAATTCTGCCAAGAGTTTGTCAA AATGCATAAGGAGTATCTAGAGGGAATCCATCAAGGAAAAAAGAAAAGTGTTCATTGGCTCTTGAGAGAGCACAATCGCCTTTTTGCCGATTTGTTTCTAGAAAAA GTTAGTAGTGAAATGGAGGAGAATCCTGGAGGAGTTTCAGAGATAATAAGATGGATAGCCGAAAAACCATCATTTTCAGTTTTGACTTACGAAGCTTATCTAGTAGATGGGGTCCGATACTTTACAAAAGAGCGAGACGGTGTGAGGGTTGTTCAAAACAGCGGAGTGTCTTTAATTGCTAAAACTGTCCAAGTGTCTAGCGCTAAAGATTTGAACCCTGTAGAAAGTGACTTGACATTTTACGGTGTTATCTTAGAAATATGGGAGCTAGATTATCATGAATTCAAAGCCCCGTTATTTTTATGTAATTGGACAGATAATGACAAGGGAATTAAGGTGGATGATCTTGGGTTCACACTTGTCGATCTAAGTCGACAAGGCCACAAGAGAGATAAATATGTGTCTATGGATCAAGTAAAgcaagtttattatattgaagaTCCGGTGGATGCCAAGTGGTCCGTTGTATTAACCTCTACAACTCGAGACTACCAAGATGTGTCTAACGATGATGATTTAGGAGACACAACCATGGAAAATCCCCCATTCTGCTGCCAAATTCCTATATGTGATGTCGGTGAAGATGTTGAAAAAAATATTAGAGAAAATATTAAGGGCACTTGGGTTAAGAAGTGA